The nucleotide sequence CATTTATAAAAGTATTAATGCATAAAAATCAATTTTTCGGAACACTTTTTTTAAAGCAATTAAGATAAGTGTTGTTGAGTTAGAAGGCATTAGTCAACAAACTCTTTTTCATCATAATCATGTTTTAAAATGGAAATTCCTTTTTGGAAGATTAAATTGTTAGGATACACGATTATTTCTCCTTCCTTTGTTATTAATGTAATATGGAAAGCTTTGATGTCTTCAATTTCGCCAATGATTGGAAAATCTTTATCATGAATTTTTATGATGTCACCAATTTTAAAAGGAAAGGAAAAAAATAGAATAATTCCTGATGTGATATTGCTTAGAATAGACCATTGTGCTACCATCGCAACTCCAACTATTGTTGTTATTGAGGATATGGCAATCATGATATCTTTGGCTTGAACTCCCCAAATAAGTGTTAAAGCAATTGCAACTAAAATATTGATTAGTAAATGTAGATATTTAATCACTAAGTTGGTTCGGTGTTCTATAATATGCGTTGATTTAGCAAATTTTCGAACAATACTCGAAACAATTACGCGCAATATCATCATGACTAGAAGTACTATTCCAGATGATATGATTTCTTTGGTAAAATTATCGAAAACAATCATAAATCAATTTTTACTCTAAGTTACTCAAATATTCGTACACTTTATCAACTGGCATTCCCATAACATTAGCATAAGAACCTTCAATTTTTGAAACAGCTATAAAACCAATCCATTCTTGAATACCATATGCTCCAGCTTTGTCAAAAGGTTTATACGTATCAATATAATAATGAATGGCCTCATCGCTCAATTTGTTAAAGGTAACTTTGGTGGTTTCACAAAGTAAATCGGTTTTTGAATTGGTTTTAAAACAAACAGAGGTGATTACTTCGTGAGTGCTATTTGATAACGATTTTAGTATTTGAAAAGCATCTGCTTTGTCTTTTGGTTTTCCCAATGCCTTATTGTTGTGCCAAACAATAGTATCGCTAGTGACTAAGATTTCGTTATCATCTAAAGTTCCGTCAAATGCAGCAGCTTTTAATTCAGCTAAATAATTAGTAATTTCGCCTGCTACCAATTCAGGAGGAAAGACCTCTTCGATTTCTTTCAACCGAATTTCAAAATCCAATTCCAAGTCTTTGAAAAACTGTTGTCTTCTCGGTGAACCCGAAGCCAAGATTAATTTGTATTGCTGTAATTTAGAACTAAGCATTGTATTTTATATTTAAGGTAAGCACAAGTATAGAAAATATCCCGAAAAATAATATCCATTTTAATAAGTTGCTCAATTGATTAAAATCTTTCTGTTTTTTGGCGGTCCAAATTTTTACAGAAAAAAAGAACAAAGGGGCCAAAATAAAGACTAAAGTGTATAAAGTAGTTGGAAATAGATTGTAAGCGAATAAATAGGTTTTGATATAGAAAACTAGGGCGATAATTGGAATAAAACTTAATGCAAAAACAAGGTTTGATGTTCTTTTTACGCCAATAATGATAGGTAAGGTTTTCATTCCTTGGTTATAATCTCCATTAACATCTTCTAGATCTTTTACAATTTCACGAATGAAATTAATCATAAATGAAAAAACTGCATAGTCTAAAAGAACAGAAAATAAACTTCCTAGGATTTGCCTGTTTTCAATTGTAATAACAGGATACAAATCAAATATTCCAATAATAAGTACGCTAACCGAAAGTATTAAAGCAACAATAAGATTACCTACGATAGCCATTTGCTTTAAACTGGTTGCATAAATGTAAAGCGTAGCAGCAATAACAATAAATAAAGAAGCAAAATTAGGCTTGTCGATTACATTGGAAAGATAAAATCCAATTGCAACACCTAAACAATTAAGAACAATATAGATATTGTAAGCTGAAGATTCAGATATTGTTTTCCCTACGATGACATCTTTAGGCTTGTTGTCCTCATCAGTTTGTATATCTAAAATGTTGTTAATAACATAACCAGCTGCAGCAATTAAAACTGTGCTTAATACTAAAAGTGCATATTGCCATTCGTTTAAGGCTAATGGTATATTTTGTAATTTCAAAAAGCCATATCGAAAAAGAAGTTGCATAAAAGCAAGCATCAACAGATTTTGGTATCGAATGAGTTTTAGAAAATCCATCTATTTAATTGTTTTTTCCGTCGAAATATTCCATCCATTTTCCTTGTACTTTCATGACTTGCTCAATCACGTCACGAACGGCACCTTTACCACCATTTTTATGCGAAATGTAGTTTGAAATGGTTTTGATTTCAGGACTGGCATCCTGAGGACAACTTGCTAGTCCTACTAATTTCATTACATGATAATCAGGAATATCGTCACCCATATACAGTACTTGTTCGTGATTGATATTGTATAGTGCAGTGTATTCGTCAAAAGTTTTGACCTTATTGGGTACGCCTAAATGGATATCCTTAATTCCTAAATTGTGTAATCTCACACGAACCCCTTCATTGTATCCGCCAGAAATGATACATACATTGTAACCACTCTCCACAGCTGCTTTCATAGCGTAACCATCTTTGATATTCATGGTACGTAACATATCGCCTTCGTTTGAAATAAAAACGGAACCATCAGTAAGTACGCCATCAACATCAAATATAAATGTAGTGATATCATTCATTAATTCCTTATAACTTTTTGCCATTATTTTGTATCGATTGGGTTAAAATTGTATAGATATTTTTATGATTTTCATGGGTTAATAAAGCTTGGTGTGCAGCTATTGTATTTTGATCATTCCGAATTGCTGGTCCAGTTTGTGCTTCTTGCGGTGACAAATCTATAATTTTTTGAGCCGTTTCTTGAATCAAAGGCTGTAAAATTGAAAAAGGAATTTGGTTGTTGTTGCAAATTTCATTTCCTATTTGGTACAAATGATTGCTAAAGTTGTTTACAAAAACCGCAGCCACATGTAATGCCTTGCGCTGTTCGGAGTCAATTTTATAAACAGCATCCGAAATAGTTTGTGCTACTTTTTCGATGACAGCATAATCATTAGTATTTTCTGTTTCAAGACAAATTGGGATTGTTTTAAAATCAACCGCTTTGTTTTTGGTGAAAGTTTGTAAAGGATAAAAAACGCCTTTTCGGTTTTTGTTATCCAATGTATCCATGGCTACAGCACCCGAAGTATGCACTACCAAACGATTTTGAAAACTCAATTGAGATGAAATGGATTTAATCGCATCATCCGAAACGGCAATAATATATAAATCCGCTTCTTTAAGTTCTGTATAATCAGTAGTGATTTTATCTTGATGAAGTAGGTGAGTGAGTTTTTCTTTTTGTCTAGCAAAAACTTGAATCAAACGAATAGCACTACCAGATTTTTCGGCATTTTGAAAAGCCACAATTAAGTGTTGGGCTAGATTTCCTGAACCAATGAGTGAAATAGTCATCATAGCGCAAAAATAACAAAAAAATCGGAAGAGAGCCACTTTCAAGAGTCAGATACCAATGCATTCATTAACAGTGAGGAAGGTGAAAACTACCTATTTAATAGTTGGAATTTTGGATTAAATTAACAACTGTGTTTCTGAACAACTGAACATTTTTGAGTACTTTTGTCGCACTTTAAAAAAATGTAAATCATTCCCCATAATGGATAATAAAATATTCTCTTTTTTATTTTCAACCCGATTAATGGCCGTTCTTTTCTTAACCTTTGCAATAGCAATGGCTACAGGAACTTTTATCGAAAGTAAATACAATACCGATACTGCTAGAATACTAATATATAATACGTGGTGGTTTGAAGGAATCATGGTGTTTTTTATGATTAACTTCATTGGAAATATAAAAAGATATCAATTGTTGAAAAAAGAAAAATGGGCTACTTTGATGTTGCATTTGGCTTTTGTTTTTATTCTTTTGGGAGCTTTTGTTACTCGTTATATTAGTTATGAAGGAATGATGCCTATCCGTGAAGGAGCTGCTGAGAATCAATTTTATTCAGATAAAACATTCTTAACTGTCATGGTTGATGGGGAGTATAAAGGAGAGATGAAGCGTCGTGTTTTTGAAAAACCACTTTTACTATCTGCAGCTACCGATAATGATTTTTCACTTTCAGGAAAATTTGCTGATACTCCTTTTGAAGTAGAATACCAAGATTTTATCATGGGAGCTAAAGAGTATATTAAAGAGGACGCTAACGGTGTTGTATATTTAAAAATTGTCGAAGCTGGTGACGGTGGGAGACATGAGCATTTTTTGAAAACAGGAGAAATTCAGAACATTCACAATGTATTGTTTGCTTTGAACAAGCCAACAGATGGAGCTATTAATATCAATACAACGGGTAAAGAGTATACCATCATCACACCTTTTGAAGGGAACTTTATGCGAATGGCGGATAAATTAGAAGGGAAAGTAACAAAGGATAATGAACAACCTTTGATGATGCGTTCGTTGTATAGTATTGGCGAAATGCGTTTTGTTTTTCCAGATCCAGCTGTAAAAGGTGTTGTTGCTTATGAATCTAAAAATGATTTTAAAGCCAAAGGAGAGGATGATGCTTTGGTATTAAAATTAAAAGCTGATGGTGAAGAAAAAACAGTTACGTTACTAGGTTCTAAAGGGAAAACTGGAGAACCTAAAACCGTAAGAATTGGAAATATAGATTACAACTTTTTCTATGGTAGTAAGGCTTATGAGTTACCTTTCAAGATTCAATTGAACGATTTTATCGCCCAAAAATATCCAGGAACAGAGAAAAGTTACTCTTCTTTTGAAAGTAAAGTAACAGTTCTAGATGAAGCCGATAAACCTTTTGATGCTAGGATTTTTATGAATAATGTATTGGATTACAAAGGTTACCGGTTTTTTCAATCTTCGTTTGATCCAGATGAAAAAGGGACTGTTTTGTCTGTAAATCATGATTTCTGGGGGACAAATATTACTTATTTCGGCTATTTTATGTTGTTCTTTTCGATGATGGCAATTATGTTTACCAAACATTCTCGTTTTGCTGATATTAAAAGAAAATTAGAGGTGGTAAAAGAGAAAAAAGAAAAGTTACTAACTATACTAGTTTTATTGTTGAGTTTTAATGGTTTTGCACAAATGCATAATCACGAGCACGATGCGAATGGACATCATGAAGATCATGCTCAAACTGCGACTCACGTTCGAACCAAACCTACTGAAAAACAATTAGATTCTTTATTGAATAAATTTAAAGTTTCAGAAAGCCATGCAGCAAAATTTGGGCGATTGATTGTTCAAGATGCCGGAGGAAGGATGAAACCTATCAATACTTTTTCATCTGAATTATTGCGAAAAGTAAGCCATGCCAATGAATACAAAGGGATGAATTCAGACCAAGTATTTCTATCTATGTCGCAATACGCACAGTTGTGGATTGAAGTACCTATTATTTATATCAAGTCGGGTAATGATAGTATTCGAAAAATTATTGGTATTGATGTAAAAGCTAAATACGCTCCTTTTGTTTCTTTCTTTGATGAAAAAGGAAATTATAAATTGTCTCCATATTTAGATGCAGCTTATAAAGCCGCTAATCCAAATCAGTTTCAAAAAGATTTTGTGGAAACAGATAAAAAAGTCAACTTGATGGAATCAGCCTTGAGTGGTTCTATTTTGAAAATTTTCCCAATTCCGAATAATGCAAATAATAAATGGATTTCCTTTTTGGAATTAGGAGAATCAGGCATGAAAGGAATGGATTCGACCTACACGAAAACGGTTCTGCCTTTGTATTTTGGTTCATTGAATAATGCTGCAATTTCTACAGATTATAAAAATGCCGATGATTTGTTAGAGAGTTTACATGGTTTTCAACGAAAATTTGGAGCTGACGTTATGCCTTCAGAGGATAAGGTAACAGCTGAGATTTTATATAATAAATATGATGTATTTCAAAAACTGTCATATTGGTATATTTATGCAGCAATTTTGATGTTGTTTTTTACCATTATGCGAATATTCAAAGAGCGAAAAGTTTTAGCTATTGCAGTCAATACAATGCATATTATTATTGGATTGTTGTTTGCTTTACATACTGCTGGATTAATTGCGCGTTGGTATATATCGGGACATGCACCATGGAGTAATGCGTATGAGTCCATTATATATATTGCTTGGGCGACTATGTTTTTTGGTTTAGCCTTTGATATTAAATCGAAATTGACTGTTGCTTCTTCAGCTTTTGTTACAGCAATGATTTTGATGGCTGCTTATATGAACTGGATTGACCCAGAAATAGCAAACTTACAACCTGTTTTGAACTCATACTGGTTAATGATTCACGTGGCGGTTATTGTGGCGAGTTATGGTCCTTTTGCTTTGGGAATGATTTTAGGTTTTGTCGCTTTGTTGTTAATCTTTTTTACCAATGAAAAGAACAAAACTAAAATGGATTTGAACATTCAGGAGATTACCTATATCAATGAAATGGCTTTGACTATTGGTTTAATCATGTTAACCATCGGTAACTTCCTTGGAGGGCAATGGGCTAATGAAAGTTGGGGACGTTACTGGGGATGGGATCCAAAAGAGACCTGGGCATTAATTAGTATTATGGTGTATGCCTTCGTAATTCATGCTCGTTTCGTTCCTTCCCTAAGAGGAAAATGGATTTTTA is from Flavobacterium sp. NG2 and encodes:
- a CDS encoding mechanosensitive ion channel domain-containing protein; its protein translation is MIVFDNFTKEIISSGIVLLVMMILRVIVSSIVRKFAKSTHIIEHRTNLVIKYLHLLINILVAIALTLIWGVQAKDIMIAISSITTIVGVAMVAQWSILSNITSGIILFFSFPFKIGDIIKIHDKDFPIIGEIEDIKAFHITLITKEGEIIVYPNNLIFQKGISILKHDYDEKEFVD
- a CDS encoding Maf-like protein gives rise to the protein MLSSKLQQYKLILASGSPRRQQFFKDLELDFEIRLKEIEEVFPPELVAGEITNYLAELKAAAFDGTLDDNEILVTSDTIVWHNNKALGKPKDKADAFQILKSLSNSTHEVITSVCFKTNSKTDLLCETTKVTFNKLSDEAIHYYIDTYKPFDKAGAYGIQEWIGFIAVSKIEGSYANVMGMPVDKVYEYLSNLE
- a CDS encoding geranylgeranylglycerol-phosphate geranylgeranyltransferase, which codes for MDFLKLIRYQNLLMLAFMQLLFRYGFLKLQNIPLALNEWQYALLVLSTVLIAAAGYVINNILDIQTDEDNKPKDVIVGKTISESSAYNIYIVLNCLGVAIGFYLSNVIDKPNFASLFIVIAATLYIYATSLKQMAIVGNLIVALILSVSVLIIGIFDLYPVITIENRQILGSLFSVLLDYAVFSFMINFIREIVKDLEDVNGDYNQGMKTLPIIIGVKRTSNLVFALSFIPIIALVFYIKTYLFAYNLFPTTLYTLVFILAPLFFFSVKIWTAKKQKDFNQLSNLLKWILFFGIFSILVLTLNIKYNA
- a CDS encoding HAD-IIIA family hydrolase gives rise to the protein MAKSYKELMNDITTFIFDVDGVLTDGSVFISNEGDMLRTMNIKDGYAMKAAVESGYNVCIISGGYNEGVRVRLHNLGIKDIHLGVPNKVKTFDEYTALYNINHEQVLYMGDDIPDYHVMKLVGLASCPQDASPEIKTISNYISHKNGGKGAVRDVIEQVMKVQGKWMEYFDGKNN
- a CDS encoding Rossmann-like and DUF2520 domain-containing protein; amino-acid sequence: MMTISLIGSGNLAQHLIVAFQNAEKSGSAIRLIQVFARQKEKLTHLLHQDKITTDYTELKEADLYIIAVSDDAIKSISSQLSFQNRLVVHTSGAVAMDTLDNKNRKGVFYPLQTFTKNKAVDFKTIPICLETENTNDYAVIEKVAQTISDAVYKIDSEQRKALHVAAVFVNNFSNHLYQIGNEICNNNQIPFSILQPLIQETAQKIIDLSPQEAQTGPAIRNDQNTIAAHQALLTHENHKNIYTILTQSIQNNGKKL
- the ccsA gene encoding cytochrome c biogenesis protein CcsA, producing the protein MDNKIFSFLFSTRLMAVLFLTFAIAMATGTFIESKYNTDTARILIYNTWWFEGIMVFFMINFIGNIKRYQLLKKEKWATLMLHLAFVFILLGAFVTRYISYEGMMPIREGAAENQFYSDKTFLTVMVDGEYKGEMKRRVFEKPLLLSAATDNDFSLSGKFADTPFEVEYQDFIMGAKEYIKEDANGVVYLKIVEAGDGGRHEHFLKTGEIQNIHNVLFALNKPTDGAININTTGKEYTIITPFEGNFMRMADKLEGKVTKDNEQPLMMRSLYSIGEMRFVFPDPAVKGVVAYESKNDFKAKGEDDALVLKLKADGEEKTVTLLGSKGKTGEPKTVRIGNIDYNFFYGSKAYELPFKIQLNDFIAQKYPGTEKSYSSFESKVTVLDEADKPFDARIFMNNVLDYKGYRFFQSSFDPDEKGTVLSVNHDFWGTNITYFGYFMLFFSMMAIMFTKHSRFADIKRKLEVVKEKKEKLLTILVLLLSFNGFAQMHNHEHDANGHHEDHAQTATHVRTKPTEKQLDSLLNKFKVSESHAAKFGRLIVQDAGGRMKPINTFSSELLRKVSHANEYKGMNSDQVFLSMSQYAQLWIEVPIIYIKSGNDSIRKIIGIDVKAKYAPFVSFFDEKGNYKLSPYLDAAYKAANPNQFQKDFVETDKKVNLMESALSGSILKIFPIPNNANNKWISFLELGESGMKGMDSTYTKTVLPLYFGSLNNAAISTDYKNADDLLESLHGFQRKFGADVMPSEDKVTAEILYNKYDVFQKLSYWYIYAAILMLFFTIMRIFKERKVLAIAVNTMHIIIGLLFALHTAGLIARWYISGHAPWSNAYESIIYIAWATMFFGLAFDIKSKLTVASSAFVTAMILMAAYMNWIDPEIANLQPVLNSYWLMIHVAVIVASYGPFALGMILGFVALLLIFFTNEKNKTKMDLNIQEITYINEMALTIGLIMLTIGNFLGGQWANESWGRYWGWDPKETWALISIMVYAFVIHARFVPSLRGKWIFNLMSMFAFISILFTYYGVNFHLVGLHSYASGEAKSLDWIWYTMGTIAVIGAITYPKYRKYYKK